From the genome of Segatella hominis, one region includes:
- a CDS encoding two-component regulator propeller domain-containing protein codes for MKLTLKHIGMFFIMLFLSCALNAQRFVNVALDGAQTVCSIQQDSQGMMWLGTENGLYCYDGYHSYKQYTEHTFSNTRVYAMAVDREQLFLATDKGMMCFNLQSNSYVQPSADATKDNGRKSTLEQRAILLKYRQIVFGSEVYALLDTPKGLLVGTLSGLYSVKKQALNGKNSWAKLNKQRILLPDSQQPLVNALAYDAKRRCYWIGTEGALYCADLQLKNFTRISQLNGNSVKCLAEESNGNLYIGTDNGLYRLSLDNSILHFEHDSRDASSIPNNIVWSCFVDKWQNVWIGTDNGLSRLSTHTYFQYTSLDKITLSGEGNCLHEICQTRDGEWWLGGTNGLIRFGMNASQNASDGNVAWYKQNSSSYPLSHNRVRKIYEDRKGDVWVCTDHGVNYYNRQTKQMHNFIICDKTGKYSTAWAYDVLEDKQGRMWMASYMGGIFVISKQRLLSLMTHSSGSTTIVADYHFSDQGKNALSGLHVGQMVIDAQGMVWASSFSSLDRINPQTMKVVPVEHKDDINYLMADSKGNVWAGGNTEVKCFVINPSANHSQLETKTWKIGGKVITMCDVDGKTWVVSGKECCVIDLGGKSSRFKIPSSIAPLAIFYSKAQHMVMMGGNDGYICLRADMPMEKGLQTKLMLAGIVVNGNQWQDAAPRNMKELELASDENSFTLQLTDLPFSDHPSAVYAYRLEGSDHDWHYLNKKRLDISYNGLPYGNYHLKVHVVDGEGNIGAEVYSLDITILPPWYLSIWAKLVYLLLAIVLAWGIMKFYLVRERLTEERRQKAEILEQVEARISFFNRLSEDLKTAVTHRSFDEILELTNRYLGVKIEKKEAEEPALNAADQRLLKEITETIETHMIDSDFNVTTLQEILGIGGKQLYRKLKAMTGKTPVEYIRELRMNKAAVMLKEGKFSVSEVMYTVGFSNNSYFSKCFSKAFGMTPTEYMKS; via the coding sequence TTTTGAGTTGTGCTCTTAATGCGCAACGTTTTGTTAATGTGGCTCTGGATGGGGCACAGACGGTTTGTTCTATCCAGCAAGACAGTCAGGGCATGATGTGGCTTGGTACAGAGAATGGACTTTACTGCTATGATGGTTATCATAGTTATAAGCAATATACAGAGCATACTTTTTCTAATACCCGCGTTTATGCAATGGCTGTAGATAGAGAGCAGTTATTTCTCGCTACAGACAAGGGTATGATGTGCTTCAATCTGCAATCTAATTCTTATGTACAGCCGTCTGCTGATGCAACAAAGGATAATGGAAGAAAAAGCACTTTGGAACAGAGAGCGATCCTCCTGAAATACAGACAGATAGTTTTTGGCAGCGAAGTATATGCTTTGCTGGATACACCTAAGGGATTGCTCGTGGGAACTCTATCGGGTTTGTATTCAGTAAAAAAGCAGGCTTTAAACGGAAAGAATTCTTGGGCGAAATTGAACAAGCAACGTATCCTGCTTCCCGACAGTCAGCAACCTCTTGTCAATGCCTTGGCTTACGATGCCAAGCGCCGTTGCTACTGGATAGGTACAGAAGGTGCCCTGTATTGTGCAGACTTACAACTGAAGAATTTTACCAGGATTTCTCAGTTGAATGGTAATTCCGTCAAGTGTTTGGCAGAAGAATCCAATGGCAATCTGTATATTGGAACAGATAATGGACTCTATCGCCTGTCTTTGGACAATTCCATTCTGCATTTCGAGCACGACTCCCGTGATGCTTCTTCCATTCCTAATAATATCGTCTGGTCTTGTTTTGTGGATAAGTGGCAGAATGTGTGGATAGGAACGGATAATGGTCTATCCCGTCTTTCCACGCATACTTATTTCCAATATACCTCGCTTGATAAGATCACTCTTTCGGGGGAAGGTAACTGTCTGCATGAAATTTGTCAGACCAGAGATGGAGAATGGTGGTTGGGAGGAACCAATGGCTTGATTCGTTTTGGAATGAATGCCAGTCAAAATGCATCGGATGGCAATGTTGCCTGGTATAAGCAGAACAGTTCGTCTTATCCCCTGAGTCATAATCGTGTTCGTAAAATCTATGAAGATCGCAAGGGGGACGTATGGGTATGTACGGATCATGGAGTCAACTACTACAATCGCCAAACCAAACAGATGCATAACTTTATCATCTGCGACAAGACTGGCAAATATTCTACAGCCTGGGCATACGATGTGCTGGAAGATAAGCAGGGCAGAATGTGGATGGCTTCCTATATGGGAGGCATCTTTGTCATCAGCAAGCAGAGACTTCTGTCTTTGATGACCCATTCTTCAGGTTCTACTACCATCGTGGCTGATTATCATTTCTCCGACCAAGGTAAGAATGCACTTTCAGGTTTGCATGTAGGACAGATGGTGATAGATGCACAAGGTATGGTTTGGGCTTCCAGTTTCAGTAGCTTGGACCGTATCAATCCGCAAACTATGAAGGTGGTTCCTGTTGAGCACAAGGATGATATCAACTATTTGATGGCTGATTCTAAAGGAAATGTCTGGGCAGGTGGAAACACAGAGGTAAAATGCTTTGTGATAAATCCTTCTGCCAACCACTCGCAGCTGGAGACGAAGACATGGAAGATAGGCGGAAAAGTGATTACTATGTGTGATGTGGATGGCAAGACCTGGGTGGTGAGCGGTAAGGAATGTTGTGTCATCGATTTGGGTGGCAAGAGTTCCCGTTTCAAGATTCCTTCTTCTATTGCTCCTTTAGCCATTTTCTATTCTAAGGCTCAGCACATGGTAATGATGGGTGGCAACGATGGCTATATCTGTCTGCGTGCCGATATGCCGATGGAGAAAGGGTTGCAGACCAAACTGATGTTGGCAGGTATTGTGGTCAATGGAAATCAATGGCAAGATGCAGCTCCTCGCAATATGAAGGAGTTGGAACTTGCAAGTGATGAGAATAGCTTTACCCTTCAGCTGACAGATCTTCCGTTCTCCGACCATCCTTCTGCTGTCTATGCTTATCGGTTGGAAGGTAGTGATCACGACTGGCATTATCTGAATAAGAAAAGGTTGGATATCAGCTATAATGGTTTGCCATATGGTAATTATCATCTGAAGGTGCATGTCGTGGATGGTGAGGGTAATATAGGAGCCGAAGTGTATTCTCTTGATATTACGATATTGCCACCATGGTATCTTTCCATTTGGGCAAAGTTAGTTTATCTTTTGTTGGCTATTGTATTGGCTTGGGGAATCATGAAGTTCTATCTGGTGCGTGAGCGCCTGACGGAGGAGCGCAGGCAGAAGGCTGAAATCCTGGAGCAGGTAGAGGCACGTATCAGTTTCTTCAATCGTCTGTCAGAGGATTTGAAGACCGCTGTGACTCATCGCTCATTTGATGAAATTCTGGAACTAACCAACCGTTATTTAGGTGTGAAGATAGAGAAAAAGGAGGCAGAAGAACCTGCTTTAAATGCTGCAGACCAACGGCTTCTGAAGGAGATTACCGAGACGATAGAGACCCACATGATAGACTCAGACTTCAATGTGACCACCTTGCAGGAGATATTAGGTATTGGAGGCAAGCAGCTGTACCGTAAGTTGAAGGCGATGACAGGAAAAACTCCTGTAGAGTATATCCGTGAACTCCGAATGAACAAGGCAGCCGTGATGTTGAAAGAAGGTAAGTTCAGCGTTTCTGAAGTGATGTACACGGTGGGCTTCTCCAACAACAGTTATTTCTCTAAGTGCTTCTCCAAGGCTTTTGGTATGACGCCGACGGAGTATATGAAGAGTTAA
- a CDS encoding hydroxymethylpyrimidine/phosphomethylpyrimidine kinase, whose protein sequence is MKTIQPILTITGSDSTGGSGVQADIKTIFELGGYAVSAITSITVQNTLGIQEFFDIPAEIVSGQIEAIMNDMQPDIVKIGMIRRVETLNVVIDALTRYRPAHIIYAPAIWSSQGDALMTEDVVSQIKYRLLPLCSVVVARKKESDIILQNSRLLELAEKQGLRIYRLDNANSHGLINRFSSALAIYLNQGKKMEEALAMAQDFINIELARESNLQGRSSELYNQFISQVNNFCRTYSDVHFYADQLNVSGRYLAQVTRRISGKTPKAIIDEYIVKEIERELSTTTHTVQEIANAFGFSSQAHLTKFFKKMRGVTPSAFRQPKPVN, encoded by the coding sequence ATGAAGACGATACAACCGATATTGACCATTACGGGTTCTGACAGTACGGGTGGTTCTGGTGTGCAGGCGGATATCAAGACGATATTCGAATTGGGAGGTTATGCCGTATCGGCGATAACCAGCATCACCGTGCAGAATACCCTGGGTATCCAGGAGTTCTTCGATATTCCTGCCGAGATTGTTTCGGGGCAGATAGAGGCTATCATGAACGATATGCAGCCCGATATAGTGAAGATAGGTATGATACGCAGGGTGGAGACGCTGAATGTGGTCATCGATGCCCTGACCCGGTATCGTCCTGCTCATATCATCTATGCTCCAGCAATCTGGTCTAGTCAGGGCGATGCGCTGATGACGGAGGATGTGGTGAGCCAGATCAAGTACCGTCTGCTGCCGCTCTGTTCGGTAGTCGTGGCGAGAAAGAAGGAGAGTGACATCATTCTTCAGAACTCCCGACTCCTGGAGCTTGCCGAGAAGCAGGGGCTCCGGATCTATCGCCTCGACAATGCCAATTCGCATGGTCTCATCAACCGTTTCTCTTCTGCCCTTGCCATCTATCTGAACCAGGGCAAGAAGATGGAAGAGGCGTTGGCGATGGCGCAGGATTTTATCAATATAGAACTGGCTAGGGAGAGCAATCTGCAGGGCAGGAGTTCTGAGCTTTACAACCAGTTTATCTCGCAGGTGAATAACTTCTGCCGCACCTATAGCGATGTGCATTTCTATGCCGACCAGCTGAATGTGAGTGGCCGTTATCTGGCGCAGGTTACCCGCCGTATCTCTGGCAAGACGCCGAAGGCAATCATCGATGAATACATCGTGAAGGAGATAGAGCGCGAGCTTTCTACCACCACGCATACGGTGCAGGAGATAGCCAACGCTTTCGGCTTCTCATCCCAGGCTCATCTCACCAAGTTCTTCAAGAAGATGAGAGGGGTAACGCCTTCTGCTTTCAGGCAACCAAAGCCTGTTAATTAA
- a CDS encoding cysteine peptidase family C39 domain-containing protein gives MICRYFDREYSLDSLLKICFATTEGVSMLGINEAARILGFHWISTRSN, from the coding sequence ATGATATGTAGATATTTCGACAGGGAATACTCTTTGGACTCTCTGTTGAAGATTTGTTTTGCAACAACGGAAGGTGTCTCCATGTTGGGCATCAATGAGGCTGCAAGAATATTGGGATTTCACTGGATAAGCACTCGCTCTAATTGA
- a CDS encoding AAA family ATPase, whose product MENPFKFGSLVDAPYFTDRVKELDYIVQFLKSENHLVLMSPRRFGKSSLVKKAVVQTQRPYLWLNMQAVLSKEDFAAKLLKELLNQFKLEKMKHYLRNFRIIPSINMNPMTDELSVSFQPSTDNGTTAIEDVLNTIQKVSTPQNKLIVVFDEFQSILEIDKNMDKQLRSIMQEQTDINYIFLGSQESMMTDIFERVKSPFYHFGMLMRLNKIPYEDFKSYIADRLKDVSEQPTQIADEILAFTSCHPYYTQQLSFAVWNNLEAGKNEDVLQLAIEDIITTHDLDYERLWLNFNKTDKYVMVSICEGNNPAQDRNQPTSTMTSALLRLSKKGYIIRSDRYEIEDPFFRKWILKNMIE is encoded by the coding sequence ATGGAAAATCCGTTTAAATTTGGCTCATTAGTTGATGCTCCATACTTTACAGACAGAGTGAAAGAACTGGACTACATCGTACAGTTTCTCAAGAGCGAGAACCACCTTGTTCTTATGTCACCACGACGTTTTGGTAAATCAAGTCTCGTAAAAAAGGCTGTTGTCCAAACCCAACGACCATACCTATGGCTCAATATGCAAGCCGTGCTCAGCAAAGAAGATTTTGCGGCAAAGCTTCTGAAGGAACTGCTCAATCAATTCAAACTGGAAAAGATGAAGCACTATCTTCGTAACTTCCGCATCATTCCTTCTATCAACATGAACCCGATGACAGACGAGCTATCGGTTTCATTCCAACCATCAACCGATAATGGAACAACTGCAATAGAAGATGTTTTAAATACAATTCAGAAGGTTTCTACACCTCAAAACAAACTGATTGTTGTCTTTGACGAGTTTCAAAGCATCCTGGAAATCGATAAAAACATGGATAAGCAGCTCCGTTCCATCATGCAGGAACAGACAGACATCAATTACATCTTTCTGGGCAGCCAGGAATCGATGATGACAGATATCTTTGAACGTGTGAAGTCTCCGTTCTATCATTTTGGAATGCTGATGAGACTCAACAAGATTCCATACGAAGATTTCAAATCATATATTGCAGACAGATTGAAAGATGTATCAGAGCAGCCTACTCAAATTGCAGACGAGATACTGGCCTTTACAAGTTGCCATCCATACTACACGCAACAGCTTTCATTCGCAGTTTGGAACAACCTGGAAGCTGGCAAAAACGAGGATGTACTCCAACTCGCCATAGAAGACATCATAACAACTCATGATTTAGACTACGAACGTTTATGGTTGAATTTCAATAAGACAGACAAGTATGTAATGGTCAGTATCTGCGAGGGCAACAATCCTGCACAAGACAGGAACCAACCTACCAGCACGATGACCAGTGCCCTATTGCGTTTAAGCAAGAAAGGCTACATCATCCGAAGTGACAGATATGAAATAGAAGACCCATTCTTCAGGAAATGGATACTCAAGAATATGATTGAGTAA